A single window of Ananas comosus cultivar F153 linkage group 19, ASM154086v1, whole genome shotgun sequence DNA harbors:
- the LOC109724994 gene encoding lycopene beta cyclase, chloroplastic → MDTLLSTHNRLPLPLRGLAERQMSLPPSLRLETRRKRGRNLDTRVSARASSGALLELVPEVKKENLDLDLPLYDPSSTKRVVMDLAVVGSGPAGLAVAQQVSKAGLSVCAIDPSPKLIWPNNYGVWVDEFEAMDLLDCLDATWPGAVVCIDDRNKKLLDRPYGRVNRKQLKSKMMQKCVSHGVRFHQAKVVKVIHEESKSVLICNDGVTVEAAVVLDATGFSRSLVQYDKPYNPGYQVAYGILAEVEEHPFDLDKMLFMDWRDSHLASGSELKRRNERIPTFLYAMPFSSTRIFLEETSLVARPGLAMEDIQERMVARLRHLGIKVKSIEEDERCVIPMGGPLPLLPQRVLGIGGTAGMVHPSTGYMVARTLATAPIVANSIVQYLGSARSLTGNELSEAVWKDLWPIERRRQREFFCFGMDILLKLDLQGTRRFFDAFFDLEPYYWHGFLSSRLFLPELVIFGLALFSHASNTSRLEIMAKGTVPLVGMISNLLRDRS, encoded by the coding sequence ATGGACACCCTGCTCAGCACCCACAACAggctcccgctcccgctccgcgGCCTCGCGGAGCGGCAGATGAGCCTTCCCCCTTCCTTGAGGCTCGAAACCCGCAGAAAACGCGGTCGAAATTTGGATACGAGAGTTTCTGCCAGGGCGAGCAGCGGCGCCCTTCTTGAGCTGGTTCCCGAGGTCAAGAAAGAGAATCTGGACTTGGATCTCCCGCTGTACGACCCTTCTTCGACGAAGCGCGTGGTCATGGACCTCGCGGTCGTCGGCAGCGGCCCCGCAGGCCTCGCCGTCGCCCAGCAGGTCTCCAAGGCCGGCCTCTCCGTCTGCGCCATCGACCCCTCCCCGAAGCTCATCTGGCCCAACAACTACGGCGTTTGGGTCGACGAGTTCGAGGCCATGGACCTCCTCGACTGCCTCGACGCCACCTGGCCCGGCGCCGTCGTCTGCATCGACGACCGCAACAAGAAGCTCCTCGACCGGCCCTACGGCCGAGTGAATCGGAAGCAGCTCAAGTCGAAGATGATGCAGAAATGCGTCTCGCACGGCGTGAGGTTTCATCAGGCCAAGGTCGTTAAAGTGATTCATGAGGAGAGTAAATCGGTGCTGATTTGTAACGACGGCGTTACGGTTGAGGCCGCCGTCGTCCTCGATGCTACCGGCTTCTCGAGGTCCCTCGTTCAGTACGATAAGCCGTACAATCCCGGATACCAGGTCGCGTACGGTATCCTAGCCGAGGTAGAAGAGCACCCGTTCGATCTGGATAAGATGCTCTTCATGGATTGGAGGGATTCTCATCTCGCTAGCGGCTCCGAGCTGAAACGGCGGAACGAGAGAATCCCGACGTTCCTATACGCCATGCCGTTTTCTTCGACGAGAATATTTCTCGAAGAAACTTCGTTGGTTGCCCGCCCCGGATTGGCTATGGAGGATATACAGGAGAGAATGGTGGCGAGGCTGAGACACTTGGGGATCAAAGTGAAGAGCATCGAAGAGGACGAGAGATGCGTCATTCCGATGGGTGGGCCCCTCCCTCTGCTCCCACAAAGGGTTCTAGGGATAGGAGGGACGGCCGGCATGGTTCATCCTTCCACCGGCTATATGGTGGCGCGGACTCTCGCGACCGCTCCGATTGTGGCGAATTCAATAGTTCAATACCTGGGTTCCGCCCGTAGCCTTACCGGTAACGAGCTTTCGGAGGCGGTTTGGAAGGATCTTTGGCCGATTGAGAGGAGGCGGCAGAGGGAGTTCTTCTGCTTCGGTATGGACATCTTGCTTAAACTTGATTTGCAAGGCACGAGGCGGTTTTTTGATGCCTTTTTTGATTTAGAACCTTACTATTGGCATGGGTTTCTTTCATCAAGATTGTTTCTTCCCGAGCTTGTGATTTTTGGGCTTGCTCTCTTCTCGCACGCTTCGAATACTTCCAGGTTAGAAATCATGGCCAAGGGTACTGTACCTTTAGTTGGAATGATAAGTAACTTGCTTCGGGACAGGAGTTAG